The region TCCatttgtttcttcagtttttttcatttcctttttcctttggtttcttttgtttcttttaccgttttttctggtttttatttgtttctttttgttctTCGTTGTACATTCTTatttacatgatcaacattttttcaaacacttgttcaacatttttcaagtacttgttcaatatttttgaaATACCTGTTCAAATACTTTTTCAttatacatgatcaatatttttgaaatatatacgatcaacattttttcaaataattgttcaacattttttaaatacttgtttcaCATTTCtaaaatatttgttcaacatttctAAAATACTTTTAAAACATTTTTatctacatgatcaacattttctaaatacttgtttaatatttttcaaatacttttttCAATATATTTATATACATGTTCaagattttttcaaatacttgttcattattttttaaatatttgttcaacatttttcaaatagtttTTAAACCTTTgtttatacatgatcaacattttctaAATACTTTTTCAATATTTTTCAAGTACTTTTtcaatatttttatatacatgatcaatatttttttcaaatattttttcaacATTTTTCGTGTAGTTGTTTAAATTTTTTTAATACTTGTTGTACATTTTCAAAAGTttttttgaagagtgttttttttacataatattttaaagtataaataAAAGTACAAAAAAACAGAAACCGTAAAAAAGGAAAAAGAGGCTGTGGCCTCCCGCGcttgtgggccggcccagctcactcgcccttcagcgagtcCGTCCGTAGCCAGGACTCGCTGAAGGCGAGACATAGTCGCGCCCATTTTCAGATAAGAGTGGTGGTAAACCTGAACGTTGATGGCTTGATATATATCAAATAAACTCCTATATTTCCAGTGGAAAAAAAACATTGTCCCACCCTGAAAAAACATAATTGTTGTTCTCCATGGTTCCAATTACCCTTCTTACTCGTGCCTTGTTTCACTTGACACTCAAAACGTGTGAACAGGGCGTTTGTTGATCACGCGGCTTGTCTCACTCGTGCCTTGTCTCCATGGTACCACTAACCCGCGGCTTCGGGTGGTTNNNNNNNNNNNNNNNNNNNNNNNNNNNNNNNNNNNNNNNNNNNNNNNNNNNNNNNNNNNNNNNNNNNNNNNNNNNNNNGGTTGTTGATCATGCGTTTTATTACCGTTGATATTTTGTGGACTGCGCGACCTACCGAAGAGATTTACAGTACATTTCATAACCAGATATGGCAGGACTACAATACCCCGGAGTGGACATTCTAATGATTCCATATCTGGCTCAAACTATTCGACGCGCATTAATCCAGAAGGTGAGTGGCTCTGGCTACTATACCGCTGGTACACATATGAACGCATAGAAATCGTATAAGCTAGTTGTTCTTGGGAATCAGAGGTGTCATAATCATGCTACTGGCGAAATGGGGGATATATGCGTACGTGCATGGTCTAGAGCCTTATGCAGAAGCAATAACTTAGATATCATGATTCTCTTGACTTCCGTTGTCGATGACAAAGACATGGCAAACAGGGAGCTGAGATGGTGAATGAATCATCCAACTGTTATTGCTCAATTTTCATTAGCAATTGATTAGTTATGCTAATATACCAATAATTGAGCTAGTTAATNNNNNNNNNNNNNNNNNNNNNNNNNNNNNNNNNNNNNNNNNNNNNNNNNNNNNNNNNNNNNNNNNNNNNNNNNNNNNNNNNNNNNNNNNNNNNNNNNNNNNNNNNNNNNNNNNNNNNNNNNNNNNNNNNNNNNNNNNNNNNNNNNNNNNNNNNNNNNNNNNNNNNNNNNNNNNNNNNNNNNNNNNNNNNNNNNNNNNNNNNNNNNNNNNNNNNNNNNNNNNNNNNNNNNNNNNNNNNNNNNNNNNNNGCCTTACAAAATTTAACCATTGCATTTTTTTTCTAATATTGTTTTAGGAAGAAAACGTAATATTTGTATCCGAAATGCATCACTGAGTCCTTTCGTGGCTTTGATGCAAAAAATCTAGAAAACTTTGCGTGATTTACTGGTCAAAAAGGTTGATTAGTTGTACGCATTCTAGGGTGGCAAATAAAAGAGAACAGAAGATGTGGTAACCTCACTGTTTTGTAACCCCTTGCCTTGTTTTATCATGACTCTCTAATGGGAGCACAACCACATGAGCTGCTATAACTAGAGTCCTATATGTAGCTAGAATGAAATGTCTTGAACATGAACGGGGCCGCTCTGTGTTCTAATGGAGAAATGTTGGATGACAGTGGTACACACCTTGTCAGCTCTGCCTAACCAAGTTTTGGATTCTTGCATGAATATTGTGTGATCCGGCCCCATGCTACATCATATCATATTGTCATGGAAAATCCACCGTTTTTGTGATGAAAAACATATCATGATAGGAAATCCACCGAAGAGATCATCTCACAGGTTGATAAAACATGTCGATGGCACAGTCGTTAGAGCCCGCCCGGTTCTCATAAGACAATCATGATCCTACAGAGATTATCTAATTTTCACTGCTAGGAAGCACATTGCAGAAATGAGATCAGCGTAACAAAAAAGTACACCATAATCCCTGAATTGTCAACTAAACCACCACCCTTTTCTCAAGGGTTGAAGCTCTAGAAGCTATGTGATCTGCCCATGTCCATGTTAGACAGGGAGACTTTGATGTCACCATGAATATATATGTCAAGTAGTCCTCTGAAGTTCCACCTGAGAGGTACCCCTGCTTGCTACCAACTCACAaccgcacatgcatgcatgcacacatggaCAGTACATTCTCCTAGTCATGAGTCATGACATGTACAATATTTCTAGTGGCATGGACTATGCAGGTTGGCATGCACGCATGCAACTTTAGTTTGGCCTATCCTTTTCCCACAAAGGCCAAAGCTGGTGGTACATTTAGATGTGAAAATGATATCTCTGGGGTGTAATCATCAGTGCAAACATGCtcagaggcagctagctagctttcCTCCTGGTTCCTACAGGGTTTCACAGTTCACATTTGAGCCACTTGCAGTGCAGTGCAAGCCCATGGCTAGCTAGATCCCAAACAGGTGAAGAACTATTTTTTTAGCTGCAACACCTTTCGGATAAAGTTGGGCAAAGGGTGAAAGATGACTTGCCCGGTGATGATGATTATAGATAGGGACACAGGGAGAAGAACCTAGGGCCAAGTGCATTATTGGCTACTAGAACTAGAATATGATGGCATGCATGTCATGCATGGTAGTAGTTCCCATCTTGGATTCCCTTGTTGTGGAAAACATAGGATCCATGCACAAAAGGGAAAAGGGGAAATGGAAGATAACAAAGGCACACAAAAGGGACTTGTTAAATATAAATCATATATATTAACTAAAAGCCATATTTCCTTGTGAGTAAATTGCACATATGTATGTGTGCTGAAAAAGGAACTTTGGTCGCTTTTTAGCCGAGGTCTGCGTCCCATTGCTCAGTTAATGATGGagattttttatttcttttgtacATTAATCATATATTTGAAAAGTCATTCCAGAAATAAGTTGTGGTAAGTGTGGCTCAAGTGAGtaatcagaatgaaataatttatattttACAGAAAAATTGATTATTTAAAACCACAAAAAATACAATAATCCACCATAATACAAACCAAAACCTACGAAAGTGCCCTTCTAATCCCGAGCTCAAATGCTTCTCTATAACAGTAAAATAGAAAGAGGAACAAAGATTCTTTTTTAAAGTATTTTTTTACAACAAACATTACTAAGACTTCTTCATGTGCACAAATTTGGTAACGAAGTTGTATTCGTGGAGGTTTAAAAAAAAATACAACATCACTTCAAAATGCTTCAAAAAATAGTCTTTTTGGGGCATCGATTTTTTGAGTTTCGCTCAGGGTATCAGCAATGTTTTCTTCTTCGCGTAAATTTGCATGTATATAAAACATTCAATAATGAttgttaattttttttcttttttactaaTTTTCTTCGATTTAATTCTTCACGATGGTGCATTTGAGATCAGGCGCAGAATCTTCATGTCTCCTGAACGTACGAATTTTGTTGTGTTTACCAGTCATGCAACTTGCACCTTTTTTTTGGCGAGGAATGCATCATGGACCTTTAGCAAACAAGGATTCGAGGATATTATCGGTTCCCAAGGTAAAAAGGAGAAGATTCATACTAGCTTTTTGTTTAATTTAGACGTGTGTTGGGTGGTTGTGAGCCATGTCGCCCTTGTTTCAGGGAAACGATGTGCCTGTGcacttttctgtttttctttcctccTCTAATCCCTACTCCACGCTCTAGCGTGTTTTATATTGGGTCTGACTGCTCACAAGTCAGTGGATATCTTTTACACGCCAGTCAACTAGAATATTTTTACGCAGCGGAGGCAAGATTAAAAAAAGCTAGTCGAGTGGAAATTTCTTACAAATCAGTCGACGAAAAGTTTTCGACAAAGACAACTAGAATGTTTAACACACCAGAGGAAAGACCCAAATCAAATTAAGTTCAGTGACAAAAAAAATCATCGACGCATTAAAAACACAAAGTTTCAGTCGGCCAAAATAAAAATGAGAACATACCCAATAAAACAAAAACAATGGTTGCACAAATTTGAAATGTGCAGCTACCGTAGATTGAAAATGCACCGCATAGGGGAAAAAAGAAATGATTCCTTTCTTAAAAAATTGATTGCAGTAAAAAATAAATCAAGTGGAATAAAAAAACAGAGCTCACTGGCAGGAAAAAAAAATTACAGTCTACCGATGTCCAGCAAATCCGTTATATTTTGGATTCGAATACCTAGTGAATGTTAGATTTTTAGCCATGGCAAATCGAACGTCATGGCAAATTATTTTTACCGAGGGTGATAAGAACGTTCAATTTGCCATGCCTAAAAATTTGACATCAGATTTTTTGCATTTccatattttttttgtttcttaCATGTGCTTTCTTGGTTGGCCCTGCTTCAATCATTTTTTCCAATCAAACAACTAATTGTTGTTTCGCCGAAAAGAATATAGCAAACCTGATAGTATATGCATTTGCAATTATGAATATTCATACATCCAGCACACCTTCTGTGATTACATTATTCAACAATAATCTTATAACAACACTGTTTTAATTTATTATTTCAAAAATAAACACCAAAGAAAGCTTAGAAAGAGATCGTGTGTATATATACCCAGGCACACCCCCATCCCCAAGCCAAGATCCCACGCACGCACCCACACCCATGCACATATCATCCTCACCATCATCATCCCATCATCCTCACTAGCAGCACACATTTCTAAACCCAAAACCACCCGAACGCTCCTCCATGGAGGACCACGGCGccggctgccaccccttgctccacGGCCACCTCCAGCCGGCCCACGCCGCGCTCGCCTACGGCCCGTGGGACCCGTCCCTCGCCGCGTTCGACGACGGcaaccaccaccagcagcagctgGAGTGCTTCTCGACGGCGTCGGAGCTGCGGGACGCGCTGCTGCGCGCGCTGGCCGAGctggaggcggcgcggggcgcgcACCGGGAGGAGCTGCGGCGCGTGGAGCACGAGGCGGCGCGGCTCGTGGCGTGCGCGGCGGCCGAGCGCGACGAGCTCCGGCGCCACTGCCACTCCCTCCTGCTcctgctccaccaccacaccgccgcccagccaccgccgccgcagaGCGTGCCCGACCCGCCGCTCCACGGCGTCCTGGGGCTGGGAGGAGGAGTCGTGGCCATGGACGAGGCCGCCAcgtcggaggaggaggccgaggtggaGATGGCGCtggcgcggcggctgccggagaagGGGCGGCTGGTGGAGGCGGTGGTGTCGGCGGGCCCGCTCCTGCAGACCCTGCTCCTGGCCGGCCCGCTCCCGCGCTGGCGCCACCCGCCCCCGCCGGCCTCGGCCGACGTCATACCGCCCTTCAACCCCGGCCGCCCCGACGGCAACTACTCCCTATCCTCCACGTCCGCGTCGTCCTCGCCGGAGAGCAACTGCAGCGGCGGGAACgccccgccgccggcagctcagCCGCAGCAGCACGAGCTCCCCTGCTTCCACATGAGCTCCTCCTCCTTCTGCATGTAGCGGCGGCACGTGTCATGCAGACCACTGATGAGTTTCTCTGTCACTGCCGCTCGTACTACTCCTACTACCACGGTGTGGGATTAGTATAGCTACTTAGCTAGTA is a window of Triticum dicoccoides isolate Atlit2015 ecotype Zavitan chromosome 2B, WEW_v2.0, whole genome shotgun sequence DNA encoding:
- the LOC119366807 gene encoding uncharacterized protein LOC119366807, which translates into the protein MEDHGAGCHPLLHGHLQPAHAALAYGPWDPSLAAFDDGNHHQQQLECFSTASELRDALLRALAELEAARGAHREELRRVEHEAARLVACAAAERDELRRHCHSLLLLLHHHTAAQPPPPQSVPDPPLHGVLGLGGGVVAMDEAATSEEEAEVEMALARRLPEKGRLVEAVVSAGPLLQTLLLAGPLPRWRHPPPPASADVIPPFNPGRPDGNYSLSSTSASSSPESNCSGGNAPPPAAQPQQHELPCFHMSSSSFCM